The segment GACCCCCGTTCGCCGCTCGTGCTGGTGGGCGAGGGGCCAGGCGACCAGGAGGACAAGACCGGTCGACCGTTCGTCGGACGCGCAGGTCAAGTGCTCGATCGAGCGCTGGCGGAAGCAGGGCTCGCACGCGAACAGGTGTACATCTGCAACACGGTGAAATGCCGCGCCTGCGACTGGAGCACGGGCAAGCCGGTCAACCGGCCGCCCACCGACGCCGAGACTCAGGCGTGCCGGCAGTGGCTCGTCCCGCAACTTGGCTTTATCGCGCCCAAAGTGATCCTATGCGTCGGGGCACCCAGTGCCAAGAACCTCATCAAGAAGGACTTCAAGATCACGCGCGAGCGAGGACTTTACTTCCCGTGCGAGTTTGCGCGTACAGCGATCGCCACGCTGCACCCCGCGTACATCCTTCGACAACAGTCGCCCACAACTGACGGCGGGTTCTCACTACTGGTCGCCGACATCGTCAAAGCTTGGGACGCCGCACAGAAGCTGGTAGGAAAGGACGCCGCACGCGATCCCGAGAATTCTTTGGTATAATCTCCCAACTTCCCAGCGTGCGCGGGTGGTGAAATTGGTAGACACGCTACCTTGAGGTGGTAGTGCTCACAAGGCGTGAAGGTTCGAGTCCTTTCCCGCGCACCATGAACTCTCTTCAGTTCAATCCAGACTACATGGTCTCGTGGATCAAGTTGGGCACCGAGACTGGCTCACTCGAGATCTGGAACGCCGCGCGCACCTCTTCCGCTACGGCTTCGGCATCAGACTGCCGCTTCGCAAAAATAACCGCCAGCAACTCGTGATCCGTGACCTCGTCGCCGACCTCAAGCTCGACTTCGATCCCGACCGAGGTGTCGATGGAGTCTTCCTTGCGCATCCGTCCTCCTCCCAACTTCACCACCGCTGCGCCGATAGCCGCAGCATCCACACGGCCGACCCAACCCTCTTCATGGGCGAAGATCTTCTGGGTGTACGGGGCCTGCGGGAGCACCGACGTAGGATCGTCGAACACCTTCGCGCTCGCACCCTGCGCCTCGAACCATTGACGCGCTTTGGCGAGGGCGTGGCCACCCTTGAGCGACTCTTTCGCCTGGGATCGGGCGAGCTCGATGTTGCCCACGAGCCCGGACGCTTCGAGGGTCATAGCAGTCAGCTCAATGCACAGCCGGGCCAAGCGCGACTCGTGATCCCACGCCAGTGTGTCGATCGCCTCGCGGACTTCCAGCGCGTTGCCACACGTCTTGCCCAGCGGTTGATCCATGTCGGTGATCGCGATCCGCACGTTCAGACCCACCAAGCTCGCGCACGCTTTCAGTCCGATCGCCAGCTCACGCGCCTGGTTCGTCGTATTCATGAACGCGCCACTACCCGCCTTCACGTCCAGCACGACGGTCTCCGCGCCACCCGCGATTTTCTTACTGAGGACGCTACTGACGATGAGCGGGATCGATTGCACGGTGCCGGTCACGTCGCGCAGCGCATAGAGGACCTTGTCGGCGGGGGCGAGACTGGGAGTTTGCCCCGTGAGCGCAATGCCGATCTTCGCGGCTTGCTCGAGCATTTCGGTGGGTGAAAGGTCCAACCGGAATCCGGGCACGCTTGCGAGCTTGTCGACTGTCCCGCCGGTGATGCCCAGACCCCGACCGCTCATCTTCACGACTGTCAGGCCGCAGGCGGCGAGCATCGGCAGGACGACGAGGGTCGTCTTGTCGCCTACTCCGCCCGTGCTGTGCTTGTCTACCCACGGACGGGGCAACCGTCCGAGGTCGAGCCGCTCGCCGCTGCGCGCCATCGCCAGGGTCAAGTCGGCGGTCTCGCGCGGAGTCAGCGGGTTCAGGAACGCGGCCATAAGCCACGCTGAGACTTGATAATCCGGCATTTCACCCGAAGTCGCCATCGACACCAAAGCGTGGATTTCGTCGGTCGTATGCTCGCGCCCGTCACGTTTGGCGGCTATGAGGTCCAGGGGTCGAATCGACTGCACGCCTCCATTTGGGCACGGACCAGTGCCTCAGGTCAAGGGGGCTCAGCCAGGAATACAGCTTTCCACCGTGATCCTATCCACAGAAAGTGCTATGCTGGGCACAATGTTGAGTCTGCTGCTGATGGCCATGACGACACCTACAATCACTGATTTGAGCTGGATGAGCGGAGACTGGACCTGCGAGGTCTGGGGCGGCAAGTTCGAGGAGCGTTGGTCGCTTCCTCGAGACGGCACGATGGTCGGCACGGGCCGCCACTTCGTGGATGGGAAGACCAAGACCATCGAACACATGACGATCGAGGCGAACGCCGACGGCACGCTCACCATGTGGGTCCTTCCTCAGCGGCTCAACCGCACCGACTTGAAGTCCTCCGCGTTCGTGCTCAAAGAGGCAAGCGACAAGAGAGTGTCTTGGGTGTGCGAGGAGAAAGAGTTCCCCCGCTCGATCACCTACACAAAGCTTGACAAGGACTCCATGACATGCGTTTTGTCGGGCGAACAAGACGGCAAGCAAGTGTCCGTTGACTTCCCATTCAAGCGAAATGCCGATAAGTAACCCCTATTTGTACGGGTCCTTCAATATCGGTTCCCCGAATGGTCTAACTCTGTCCTACAATGACCTAGGCAATGGGCCAATCGGATAAGTCTCTGCGAGTCGAATGGGAGCGAGGTTTCCGCGTGCTCCTAAACGGGAAAGAGCGTAAGCTCTCGCCTCGCAAGGCGGTGCCTCTTCTTTCGAGGTTGGTGTCGACGCCCCGGCACAGTCTATCGCGAAGTCAAACCGCAGCCTGGCTCTGGCCCGAAGCAAGTCCGACCAAGGCCGACGCCAACCTTCGCCAGCTGCTCGTCCGCATGCGGCGCGACCTCGGCGATCCGGACATCGTGCAACTGGCCGAATCGACGATTCATCTTGGGCCGTACAACGTTTCGAGCGACCAGGGGGTCGATTGCGCCGGATTCCGAACATTGGTCGAAGAACAGGACTGCGACGGGTCTTTCGACCCTCACGCCTGGGCGGCGGGCCTTGCCGTGGCTGGTCTTCAAGACTCGCCTAAGCGGGAGCTCGCCAAGCTTATCGACTGGTACTCCGAGCGCGATCCGCTCGCGGGGATGAAGCTCTTGGCCGACGCGTGGCAAGTCGCCTCCGCGATTGAGGGCGACGTGCTGGTTAACCTCACCAAGCGATTGCTGCGCGTTCAGGGAGGCGGCACAGACCGAGGATGGGTCCTCGCTTTGCAGGGCGCGGGATTGATGAGTTCGGGGCATGCGGTGCAGGCGAAGCCTGTCCTGCAAGACGCTTTCCATATCGGTCGCCGGGCGAAAGAATTCGCGATGTCGGCACAGGCGGCGTTTTGGATGACCTTTTCGCTCACCGAGGCGCGCGAGTACCGCTCCGCCGCAAGGATCGTTCGGTGGCTGTTCGATCTGGGAACCGAGACCCAAGATCGCCTCACCCTCGGTCGCGCCCACCACTTGCATGGAGCCATCCTTTGGCATCATCGGGAGTTCAAGCAGGCTGAGCTGGAGCTCTGCGCAGCGATCAAGCATCTTGAATGCTCCGAATCGCCCATCGATCTCGTTCATGCTCGCTCGAACTACGCGGTCATGGCACGGGACCTGGGGTCGCCCGAGATCTACGAACAACAGCGGATGCTTTCGGAAGGGCTCCTCGCCGAAGTGGAGGATTGGCGTTTACCGGTCGTGTTTGAATACGCCGGCATGCTCGCCGCCACGCTGTCGGGCGATCCGTACAAGGCACTCTCTGCGGGCGCAAATCTCGAACAGCGGTTCCGGCAGCATGAGCCGATGCCACTGTGCTTACGCACCATGGTTTTGGAGGCCGATGCGTTGGCCGCAGAGCAAGCGGGCGAGGAGGAACGCGCCCTCCGAGACTTGAGGCAAGCCAACGATCTACGACGAAAGCTCGGATACGCGCGAGCTCCCTACGAGGCCGCGCGTATCGTCAGTCTTGAGAACCGTATCGGACGACGTCGCCCCCGCTATTAGACGTCGAACCGAATCCCTTGTGCCAGAGCTGGCTTCTCTCGGCCAAAGTACGTTGTGCTGGTCTGTCGGCGCATGTACGCCTTCCAACTGTCAGAGCCCGACTCGCGGCCACCGCCCGTCTCCTTCTCCCCGCCAAACGCGCCGCCGATCTCCGCACCGCTCGTGCCGATGTTCACGTTGGCGATGCCGCAATCGCTGTGTCGCTTGAAGTACTCGGCCTCGCGAACGTCGGTGGTCATGATCGATGAGCTCAGCCCCTGCGGGACCTCGTTATGAAGCTCCATGACCGATTCCAGATCGTCGTAGGGCATTACGTAGGTGATCGGCGCAAAGGTCTCCGCGTGAATCGTGGCACTGTGCGCCGGCAAGTGCACGAGGGCAGGCTTTACATAGTACGCTTCCGCGCCCATCGTCTCGAGCGTTCGGGTGCCACCGACGATGTCGAGGGCCTCGCCGCGGACTCGATCCAGCGCCGCCTGCATACCATCGTAAGCCAGACGGTCGATCAGCGGACCGACGAGCGTGGTGGGCTGGAGCGGGTCACCGACCTTGTTTTCGCCGATGAACTCGTAAGCCGTCTTCAGGTTCGCAACCACTTTCTCGATGAGCGAGCGATGGACAAAAACCCGTCGCGTGCTCGTGCAGCGCTGACCGGCCGTCCCGACGGACCCAAACAGGATCGACGGGATGGCGATTTCCAGGTCCGCGCTCGGGGTCACGATGATCGCGTTGTTACCGCCAAGTTCGAGCAGGCTGCGCCCAAACCGCGCTGCGACTTTGGGGCCGACGATGCTACCCATGCGGCTACTTCCCGTGGCGCTGATGAGCGGGATGCGGTGGTCTTCAACCATCTGACTGCCCTGCTCGACTGCGCCAAGAATAACCTGACTGAGCCCTTCTGGAGCTTGCGGGAAGTCCTTGGCGACCTCGTCAAAGAGGCTCTGACACGCGAGAGCAGTGAGTGGGGTCTTCTCGCTAGGCTTCCAGAGGCACGAGTCGCCGCAAACCAACGCCAAGCACGCATTCCACGCCCACACTGCGACCGGAAAATTGAAGGCGCTGATGATGCCGATGGGACCGAGCGGGAGCCAGTTCTCTTGCATCGTGTGGTTCGGTCGCTCGCTTGCGATGGTCAATCCGTAAAGCTGGCGGCTGAGACCAACCGCGAAATCGCAGATGTCGATCATCTCCTGAACTTCGCCGCGGCCCTCTTCCAGAATCTTGCCGCACTCCAGGGTCACCAGTTGCGCCAGTTCTTCCTTGTGCGCGCGCAGGGCCTCGCCGTAACGCCGGACGAGTTCGCCGCGAATGGGGCCGGGGACTTCGCGCCAGGAGCGGAACGCTGCGACCGACCGGGCGATCTTGGAATCGACCTCGGCCTTCGAGTCGAACTTGAGCTGAGCGAGCGGCTGCCCGTCCACCGGCGAGTGGACCGTCAGGTCCGAACCCGCGAAGCGATCAAGGTTGGGGATCAGCCGCCGCACGACTTCGGCGTGGGCAGTCGACAGTGCAGAACTTGGTGTCATGCCCCTAGTGTATCTCTTCGACCCCGAACGGCTAGGCGTCAGACTGCACGATCGCGCTCGGCCGAGCACGCATGCTCGCCCAAGTCCGTAGTTCGTCGATCTCTTCCGCCATCATGCGGCTGAGAGGCACCTGGGTCTTGGACTCTTCGAGCAGATCGTCCATGGCAAGTTCCCGGCCGGCATCGAAGGCATGGAACAGCCCGGCAATCACCACTTGCTCAATCTCGGCCCCCGAGAATCCTTTGGTGGCCGCGCTGAGAGCGGGAAGGTCGTAGCCCTTCGGGTCACGTTTGCGCTTGCTCAGGTGGATCGCGAAGATCTCTTCGCGCTCCTTTGCCCCCGGAAGGTCCACGAAGAAGATCTCGTCGAAGCGCCCTTTGCGGAGCAACTCGGGAGGGAGTTGACTGACGTCATTGGCGGTCGCGATGAGGAAGACCGGTTTCTGCTTCTCCTGCATCCAGGTGAGGAAAGTCGCGAACACACGCTTCGCGGTACCACTGTCTCCAGAGCCCGAGCCCGCGACTCCGGCAAAACCCTTCTCAAGCTCATCGGCCCACAGACAGCACGGCGCGAGCGACTCAGCGGTCCGGATCGCCTTGCGGATGTTCTCTTCGCTCTGTCCGACCAGCGAACCGAAGATACGACCGACGTCCAGCTTCAGCATGGGTAGATTCCACGTCGCTGCGATCGCCTTAGCCACCAGAGACTTTCCACAACCCTGGACACCCAGGAGCAAGATGCCTTTGGGCGCGGGGATTCCGAACTCCTTAGCTCGGTCAGTGAAACTCTTGGTGCGCTTGTTGAGCCAGTCCTTGAGCAGGTCGTGGCCGCCTACGTCCGCGAAACTGTGCTCGGCGGGATAGAACTCAAGCAGCCCCGACTTGCGGACGATCTGCTTCTTCTCTTCGATGATGACGTCGATGTCAATCTTCTTCCTCTCGACCACCGAGCGCATGAACGCGCTCTCGATCTCATCACGCGTCAACCCTTGGGCCGACTTGATGAGCAACTCGCGCAAGTCGGGTGCGACTTCGGTCGAGACGCCAGCGACGTCCTTCACGTTGTTCAACGTTTCGTCCAACTGCGCTTCAATGTCCTTGCGCTCGGGGAGCGGAAACTCGATGACGGTGAGGTCCTTCTCCAACTCAGTGGGCAGGACGAGCGTCGGCGCAACGATGACCAGCGTCTGCTTGCGGCTACGCAACCCGAATGCCAGGTCCCGCAGCAGGCGTACCACGCGGGGGTCCTTCATGTACGGGTGGAAATCGCGTAGCAAGTAGATCTTTCCGTCCGAACTCTCGCGGATCAAGGCCAGCACTTGAAGTTCGCTCGCGAGCGACTTGAGCTTCTCCGCCACCTCGGCGCTGACCGGGCTCGGCGACATCCCCTGCGTGAGCGACCACGAGTGCAGCGTCCGATCGAGCGTCTTGCACACCTGCTGCAGCGCCTCTTCGACGCGCCTCTCCTCCCAGCTCACCACGTACAGGATCGGGTAGCGCGAACGGGCCAGGGTCTCAAGTTCTCGTGCGATGTCCACGCCGGAAAGTTACCCCCGTGCGGCTCCGCGCGGTGGGACCGGCCTACCTGCTCGTTCTGACCATGTACTCGGCAAGCGCCTTGCCA is part of the Chthonomonas sp. genome and harbors:
- a CDS encoding uracil-DNA glycosylase — its product is MTFDDLRVQALQCAACALSERRTNVVFGEGDPRSPLVLVGEGPGDQEDKTGRPFVGRAGQVLDRALAEAGLAREQVYICNTVKCRACDWSTGKPVNRPPTDAETQACRQWLVPQLGFIAPKVILCVGAPSAKNLIKKDFKITRERGLYFPCEFARTAIATLHPAYILRQQSPTTDGGFSLLVADIVKAWDAAQKLVGKDAARDPENSLV
- a CDS encoding thymidine phosphorylase, with the translated sequence MQSIRPLDLIAAKRDGREHTTDEIHALVSMATSGEMPDYQVSAWLMAAFLNPLTPRETADLTLAMARSGERLDLGRLPRPWVDKHSTGGVGDKTTLVVLPMLAACGLTVVKMSGRGLGITGGTVDKLASVPGFRLDLSPTEMLEQAAKIGIALTGQTPSLAPADKVLYALRDVTGTVQSIPLIVSSVLSKKIAGGAETVVLDVKAGSGAFMNTTNQARELAIGLKACASLVGLNVRIAITDMDQPLGKTCGNALEVREAIDTLAWDHESRLARLCIELTAMTLEASGLVGNIELARSQAKESLKGGHALAKARQWFEAQGASAKVFDDPTSVLPQAPYTQKIFAHEEGWVGRVDAAAIGAAVVKLGGGRMRKEDSIDTSVGIEVELEVGDEVTDHELLAVIFAKRQSDAEAVAEEVRAAFQISSEPVSVPNLIHETM
- a CDS encoding aldehyde dehydrogenase family protein; translation: MTPSSALSTAHAEVVRRLIPNLDRFAGSDLTVHSPVDGQPLAQLKFDSKAEVDSKIARSVAAFRSWREVPGPIRGELVRRYGEALRAHKEELAQLVTLECGKILEEGRGEVQEMIDICDFAVGLSRQLYGLTIASERPNHTMQENWLPLGPIGIISAFNFPVAVWAWNACLALVCGDSCLWKPSEKTPLTALACQSLFDEVAKDFPQAPEGLSQVILGAVEQGSQMVEDHRIPLISATGSSRMGSIVGPKVAARFGRSLLELGGNNAIIVTPSADLEIAIPSILFGSVGTAGQRCTSTRRVFVHRSLIEKVVANLKTAYEFIGENKVGDPLQPTTLVGPLIDRLAYDGMQAALDRVRGEALDIVGGTRTLETMGAEAYYVKPALVHLPAHSATIHAETFAPITYVMPYDDLESVMELHNEVPQGLSSSIMTTDVREAEYFKRHSDCGIANVNIGTSGAEIGGAFGGEKETGGGRESGSDSWKAYMRRQTSTTYFGREKPALAQGIRFDV
- a CDS encoding AAA family ATPase, yielding MDIARELETLARSRYPILYVVSWEERRVEEALQQVCKTLDRTLHSWSLTQGMSPSPVSAEVAEKLKSLASELQVLALIRESSDGKIYLLRDFHPYMKDPRVVRLLRDLAFGLRSRKQTLVIVAPTLVLPTELEKDLTVIEFPLPERKDIEAQLDETLNNVKDVAGVSTEVAPDLRELLIKSAQGLTRDEIESAFMRSVVERKKIDIDVIIEEKKQIVRKSGLLEFYPAEHSFADVGGHDLLKDWLNKRTKSFTDRAKEFGIPAPKGILLLGVQGCGKSLVAKAIAATWNLPMLKLDVGRIFGSLVGQSEENIRKAIRTAESLAPCCLWADELEKGFAGVAGSGSGDSGTAKRVFATFLTWMQEKQKPVFLIATANDVSQLPPELLRKGRFDEIFFVDLPGAKEREEIFAIHLSKRKRDPKGYDLPALSAATKGFSGAEIEQVVIAGLFHAFDAGRELAMDDLLEESKTQVPLSRMMAEEIDELRTWASMRARPSAIVQSDA